Proteins from one methanogenic archaeon mixed culture ISO4-G1 genomic window:
- a CDS encoding ribosomal protein L10e Rpl10e: MVRKPASMYRQIKGQAYTRREYMGGVPASRVSQYEMGNTRQEFPVTLTLKVKNRVQVRHTSIEAGRIAANKVLTSQAGVANYHMTVRAFPHVVLRENKLATGAGADRVSSGMRQGFGKAVGTAARLERNQAILTVRVNPDKIAVAKDALWRASMKFPSPCYVDVEKGQEYVN; this comes from the coding sequence ATGGTAAGAAAGCCAGCATCGATGTACAGACAGATCAAGGGTCAGGCATACACCCGCCGCGAATACATGGGTGGAGTGCCTGCCAGCCGTGTCAGCCAGTATGAGATGGGAAACACCAGGCAGGAGTTCCCCGTCACACTCACACTCAAAGTCAAGAACCGTGTCCAGGTCAGGCACACCTCTATCGAGGCGGGCCGTATCGCTGCGAACAAGGTCCTCACCTCCCAGGCAGGAGTCGCCAACTACCACATGACGGTAAGGGCGTTCCCCCACGTTGTCCTCAGGGAGAACAAGCTCGCGACAGGCGCAGGAGCAGACCGTGTCTCGAGTGGAATGCGCCAGGGATTCGGCAAGGCCGTCGGAACGGCTGCCAGGCTCGAGCGCAACCAGGCGATCCTCACAGTCAGGGTCAACCCCGACAAGATCGCCGTCGCGAAGGACGCTCTCTGGAGAGCATCCATGAAATTCCCCTCCCCCTGCTACGTCGACGTAGAGAAGGGACAGGAATACGTAAACTGA
- a CDS encoding flavodoxin, with protein sequence MILYFSATGNTLLVARAIQKATGDEMRPIKEYIDSKNYSIESDSPVVIVSPIHVWKIPDFIMAYLKKAEISGTKDIYFVVTCRREAGNTDKTLEHFCAKKGWNLRGIGVVKMPFGYLMGQEIDDEKLSKKIIKGSIQNIKDICAKIANGEYVDYTAGRTGYKVTVFSKLYRVYYVNAGSFRVNKNLCDGCGLCRDLCPMHSIYMKDGHPAWKVKCSHCTSCINNCPKKAIEYGQVTKGSPRYHCPYETLEEAEADDSQ encoded by the coding sequence ATGATTCTTTATTTCAGTGCCACAGGGAACACACTGCTCGTCGCACGTGCGATCCAGAAAGCGACGGGCGATGAGATGCGCCCTATCAAGGAGTACATCGACAGCAAGAACTACTCCATTGAATCCGACAGTCCTGTGGTGATAGTATCTCCCATCCATGTCTGGAAGATCCCGGATTTCATCATGGCCTATCTGAAGAAGGCGGAGATCTCCGGAACCAAGGACATCTACTTCGTCGTGACCTGCAGGAGAGAGGCGGGCAACACGGACAAGACGCTGGAACATTTCTGTGCCAAGAAGGGCTGGAACCTCAGAGGGATAGGTGTCGTCAAGATGCCGTTCGGCTATCTGATGGGACAGGAGATCGACGACGAGAAGCTGTCGAAGAAGATCATCAAGGGATCCATCCAGAACATCAAGGACATATGTGCCAAGATTGCCAATGGGGAGTACGTCGATTACACCGCAGGCAGGACCGGTTACAAGGTCACCGTGTTCAGCAAGCTCTACAGGGTCTACTACGTCAACGCCGGATCCTTCAGGGTGAACAAGAACCTCTGCGACGGCTGCGGCCTGTGCAGGGACCTGTGCCCGATGCATTCGATCTACATGAAGGACGGCCACCCGGCGTGGAAGGTCAAATGCAGCCACTGCACATCGTGCATCAACAACTGCCCCAAGAAAGCCATCGAATACGGCCAGGTCACGAAGGGCTCTCCCAGATACCATTGTCCCTACGAAACCCTCGAAGAGGCAGAAGCGGACGACTCCCAGTGA
- a CDS encoding TauE family permease, whose product MNDAALIINIGIALITAVAVCVWIKDMKVHKEDLKVEMKVGGPMKAVKASVIAMVTLFFDYIGIGCYAPMTATWKIFKVTRDKFIPGTLQIACLMATCIESIACITLIEVETWTLVVTIVTAALGSFIGGGIVAKLPLKPIRVGIGIALLVVAVVLILKLAGYLSIPAEGIGVSGWKLAVLGIVSFFLGALMTIGVGYYAPTMAIAALLGLNASVAWPLFLGGCAYLIPVAAIRFLMASIKDNESVYDRKVAIYTNTIGLIGPIIAIYFVISMDLFYLNCLVICVITYVGATMLYQGIKNKNDAVADTEEEEKKTIEV is encoded by the coding sequence ATGAATGATGCAGCTTTGATCATTAACATCGGAATCGCACTCATTACAGCGGTTGCGGTTTGTGTTTGGATTAAAGATATGAAAGTCCACAAAGAGGACCTCAAAGTTGAGATGAAGGTCGGAGGCCCCATGAAGGCTGTGAAGGCCTCTGTCATCGCAATGGTTACACTGTTCTTCGACTACATTGGAATCGGATGTTACGCACCGATGACCGCGACATGGAAGATTTTCAAGGTCACCCGTGACAAGTTCATCCCCGGAACCCTTCAGATCGCTTGTCTTATGGCAACATGTATCGAGTCCATCGCATGTATCACCCTTATCGAGGTTGAGACCTGGACTCTCGTCGTTACCATCGTGACTGCAGCCCTGGGATCCTTCATCGGAGGAGGAATCGTCGCAAAACTGCCCCTCAAGCCGATCCGTGTCGGAATCGGAATCGCTCTGCTCGTTGTGGCAGTCGTTCTCATACTCAAGCTGGCAGGATACCTCTCCATCCCCGCAGAGGGAATCGGAGTCAGCGGATGGAAACTCGCAGTTCTCGGAATCGTGAGCTTCTTCCTGGGTGCCCTGATGACCATCGGAGTCGGATACTACGCTCCTACCATGGCAATCGCTGCACTGCTCGGACTCAACGCAAGTGTCGCATGGCCTCTGTTCCTCGGAGGATGCGCATACCTGATCCCCGTCGCAGCAATCAGGTTCCTCATGGCGTCCATCAAGGACAACGAGAGTGTTTACGACCGTAAGGTTGCAATTTACACCAACACCATCGGACTCATAGGACCTATCATCGCCATCTACTTCGTCATCAGCATGGATCTGTTCTACCTCAACTGCCTGGTCATTTGTGTCATCACCTACGTCGGTGCCACCATGCTCTACCAGGGAATCAAGAACAAGAACGACGCAGTCGCTGATACCGAGGAAGAGGAGAAGAAGACCATCGAGGTCTGA
- a CDS encoding XRE family transcriptional regulator, with product MIHPYPETYLEAFQRNLAVVFDLALRQEGMESEEFSRLFAGSEVAGFIERGLPAYIAGRSGHELLSEILGRNVELRDYTEPGPEYWAGSIVAYVHWAYFRSFREILEAYPLERLLSDYRPMHEAPQSKMADEMGEVLIEGNVIKRYREKNGMTQQELADRARIPLRTLRAYEQGKLELGNAAGDTLYYLSECLGCSIEDLLKG from the coding sequence ATGATACACCCGTATCCCGAGACATATCTGGAGGCCTTCCAGAGGAATCTGGCGGTCGTATTCGACCTCGCGCTGAGACAGGAAGGAATGGAATCCGAAGAGTTCTCCAGACTGTTCGCGGGATCGGAGGTCGCCGGTTTCATCGAGAGGGGGCTCCCGGCGTATATCGCCGGACGTTCCGGGCACGAGCTCCTGTCAGAGATACTCGGAAGGAACGTCGAGTTGAGGGATTACACCGAGCCCGGCCCCGAATACTGGGCAGGCTCGATCGTAGCCTACGTCCATTGGGCATACTTCCGCTCCTTCCGCGAGATCCTCGAGGCATATCCCCTGGAGAGACTCCTCTCCGACTACCGCCCGATGCATGAGGCCCCGCAGTCGAAGATGGCGGACGAGATGGGGGAGGTGCTCATCGAAGGGAACGTCATCAAACGCTACAGGGAGAAGAACGGGATGACGCAGCAGGAGCTGGCCGACCGGGCCCGCATACCCCTGCGCACATTGCGCGCCTACGAGCAGGGGAAACTGGAACTCGGCAACGCCGCCGGCGATACCCTGTACTATCTGTCCGAATGCCTCGGATGTTCGATCGAGGATCTTCTCAAAGGATGA
- a CDS encoding RNase P subunit RPR2 → MSRRIPNATIHEIGAERIDKLLAMSHEAVRNGRDDRARRYVDIAIGVSGKTRVRMPKDRKFCKNCHIPLMPGRNCTVRLSNHKVCITCTQCGEVRRIPYLREQRQ, encoded by the coding sequence ATGTCCCGCCGTATACCGAACGCAACGATACACGAGATCGGAGCGGAACGCATCGACAAGCTGCTGGCCATGTCCCACGAGGCCGTGAGGAACGGCAGGGACGACAGGGCCAGGAGGTATGTCGACATCGCGATCGGCGTAAGCGGGAAGACGCGTGTCAGGATGCCGAAGGACAGGAAGTTCTGCAAGAACTGCCACATACCGCTGATGCCGGGCAGGAACTGCACGGTACGTCTGTCCAACCACAAGGTCTGCATAACCTGCACGCAGTGCGGCGAAGTACGGCGCATACCGTACCTAAGGGAGCAGAGACAATGA
- a CDS encoding RNA-binding protein, with product MTEKDARKELMRRANEISPTVHVGKEGLDQGLFDEITAQLKKNRLIKVKVLSNSEDGAKDTAEAIAEGTGAVIVDVRGGVIVVTDKRTWTSLSQKKF from the coding sequence ATGACCGAGAAGGACGCCAGAAAGGAACTCATGAGACGCGCCAACGAGATCAGCCCCACCGTTCACGTGGGCAAGGAGGGACTCGACCAGGGACTCTTCGACGAGATCACGGCGCAGCTGAAGAAGAACCGCCTCATCAAGGTGAAAGTCCTTTCCAATTCGGAGGACGGCGCCAAGGACACGGCGGAAGCCATAGCCGAGGGGACCGGAGCGGTCATAGTGGACGTCCGCGGAGGAGTGATCGTCGTCACGGACAAGAGGACATGGACCTCCCTCTCCCAAAAGAAATTCTGA
- a CDS encoding seryl-tRNA synthetase SerS, protein MLDVNVIRSNPDMIRTMIRNRNRDETILDRFLEADSEWRALTDENNRLRKTRNDVSLEISKMPKGEEKDAKIAEMRKVGDKIKANDERMAELEDIRQDCVLNIPNIPHESVPIGKDDTENVVVYEAGRKRTFDFKPKEHWELAEDLDIIDFDRGTKVAGSGFYVMKGDGARLERALINYFLDMHQDQGYTELVVPAVINKAAVIGTGQYPNLKDDMYYLQKDDMYLNPTAEVPITNLLQDEILDKSQLPIYYTANLTSYRREVGKHADTKGIIRVHEFRKTEMVNFVEPSKSYQRLEELRKNAEDLINGLDLPYRVLLLCTGDMSFSCSKCYDLELYAPGKDAWLEASSCSNFTDFQARRARIKYRPEPHLKSEFVHTLNGSGLALPRTVVAIMENYQNKDGTITIPEVLRPYMRGQEVIDRKH, encoded by the coding sequence ATGCTAGATGTCAATGTCATCAGGTCGAACCCTGATATGATCAGGACCATGATCAGGAACAGGAACAGGGACGAGACGATCCTCGACAGGTTCCTCGAGGCCGACTCCGAGTGGAGGGCGCTCACGGACGAGAACAACCGTCTCAGGAAGACCAGGAACGATGTCTCCCTGGAGATCTCCAAGATGCCCAAGGGCGAGGAGAAGGACGCCAAGATCGCCGAGATGCGCAAGGTCGGGGACAAGATCAAGGCCAACGACGAGAGGATGGCCGAGCTCGAGGACATCAGGCAGGACTGCGTCCTGAACATCCCCAACATACCTCACGAGTCCGTCCCCATCGGGAAGGACGACACAGAGAACGTGGTCGTCTACGAGGCCGGAAGGAAGAGGACATTCGATTTCAAGCCCAAGGAGCACTGGGAGCTCGCCGAGGACCTGGATATCATCGATTTCGACAGGGGTACCAAGGTCGCCGGAAGCGGATTCTACGTGATGAAGGGGGACGGAGCCAGGCTCGAGCGTGCCCTCATCAACTACTTCCTGGACATGCACCAGGACCAGGGATACACAGAACTTGTCGTTCCCGCGGTGATCAACAAGGCCGCAGTGATCGGAACAGGACAGTATCCCAACCTCAAGGATGACATGTACTACCTCCAGAAGGACGACATGTATCTCAACCCCACCGCGGAGGTCCCCATCACGAACCTCCTGCAGGACGAGATCCTGGACAAGTCCCAGCTCCCCATCTACTACACCGCGAACCTGACATCGTACAGGCGCGAGGTCGGGAAGCACGCGGACACCAAGGGAATCATCCGTGTCCACGAGTTCAGGAAGACAGAGATGGTCAACTTCGTCGAGCCCAGCAAGTCATATCAGAGGCTCGAGGAGCTGAGGAAGAACGCGGAGGACCTGATCAACGGTCTGGACCTCCCCTACAGGGTACTGCTCCTGTGCACTGGGGACATGAGCTTCTCATGCTCCAAGTGCTACGATCTCGAACTGTACGCACCCGGAAAGGACGCATGGCTCGAGGCATCCTCGTGCTCCAACTTCACAGACTTCCAGGCAAGGAGGGCGAGGATCAAATACAGGCCCGAGCCCCACCTGAAGAGCGAGTTCGTCCACACCCTCAACGGGTCCGGTCTGGCACTTCCCAGGACGGTTGTCGCCATCATGGAGAACTACCAGAACAAGGATGGGACTATCACCATCCCCGAGGTCCTCAGGCCTTACATGAGGGGACAGGAAGTCATCGACAGAAAGCACTAA
- a CDS encoding flavin reductase-like domain-containing protein produces the protein MRKDLGPKPCIYPEPVLIIATYDENGVPNAMNAAWGGIHEDNEISMCLSPDHKTVKNILARKAFTVSFATKETLVGSDYVGIVSGNNVPDKFAKAGFTAEKSSKVDAPIIKELPLCLECKLISYTERNCECIGEIVNLSVDDSVMTDGKVDLSKFHPIIYDGLNHSYLAYGEKVGNAFSDGKKLK, from the coding sequence ATGAGGAAAGATTTGGGTCCCAAACCCTGCATATATCCCGAACCGGTGCTGATCATCGCCACCTACGACGAGAACGGCGTGCCCAACGCCATGAACGCCGCATGGGGAGGCATACACGAGGATAACGAGATCTCCATGTGCCTGTCCCCGGACCACAAGACGGTGAAGAACATCCTTGCCCGTAAGGCTTTCACCGTGAGCTTCGCGACCAAGGAGACCTTGGTCGGGAGCGACTATGTCGGTATAGTGTCAGGTAACAATGTGCCAGACAAGTTCGCCAAGGCCGGTTTCACCGCCGAGAAGAGCAGCAAGGTGGACGCTCCGATCATCAAGGAGCTGCCCCTCTGCCTGGAGTGCAAACTCATCAGTTACACCGAGAGGAACTGCGAATGCATCGGTGAGATCGTGAACCTCAGCGTCGACGACTCCGTCATGACCGACGGCAAAGTAGACCTGTCGAAGTTCCATCCGATTATCTACGACGGTCTGAACCACTCGTACCTCGCATACGGCGAGAAGGTCGGGAACGCGTTCTCCGACGGCAAGAAACTGAAATGA
- a CDS encoding HD domain-containing protein: MPALNAHILYLFFDSANMHRWNDHLRPVDLTEMDKQAHKAAISWLLGKFEEKAGHKVDWRKLISHQMFSFLQRAVLTDLKPQVFYKITEDRRDEVNAFVISEFDRLVPEADAGLRREFTEYLSSDRRSREDDIIRAAHYLATRWEFNLIYDSNRSLYGIDITRKEIDDQIDQHKDLAGIREIVTDRSDAFNFTDLIGQLRFQQRWARTPRIPKTTVLGHSLLVANAMFLHDIDVGVSDRQIYNDYYTGLFHDLPEVLTKDVITPIKVNVSGLASVLEEYERDLVEEKILPLIEPEWHDEFRMMVLDPFTDLDDPVFGKRNGYDLKTCDSLAAYMEAFISIRYGVTSSTLRDGEKDIRMKLLGRRKGIDAESIISELSAMHI, encoded by the coding sequence ATGCCAGCCCTGAACGCCCATATACTGTACCTCTTCTTCGATTCCGCCAATATGCACAGGTGGAACGACCATCTCAGACCCGTGGACCTCACCGAGATGGACAAGCAGGCCCACAAGGCCGCCATATCCTGGCTGCTCGGAAAGTTCGAGGAGAAGGCCGGCCACAAGGTTGATTGGAGAAAACTGATCTCCCACCAGATGTTCTCGTTCCTGCAGCGTGCGGTGCTCACGGACCTGAAGCCGCAGGTGTTCTACAAGATCACCGAGGACCGCAGGGACGAGGTCAACGCCTTCGTGATTTCCGAGTTCGACAGACTGGTCCCGGAGGCGGATGCCGGTCTGAGGAGGGAGTTCACAGAGTACCTCTCGTCGGACCGCAGGTCCCGCGAGGATGACATCATCCGCGCCGCGCACTACCTGGCCACCCGCTGGGAGTTCAACCTCATCTACGATTCAAACAGGTCGCTGTACGGCATAGACATCACCCGCAAGGAGATCGACGACCAGATCGACCAGCACAAGGACCTCGCCGGGATCAGGGAGATCGTCACTGACAGGAGCGATGCCTTCAACTTCACCGACCTCATCGGACAGCTGAGGTTCCAGCAGCGCTGGGCGAGGACCCCCCGCATTCCCAAGACCACGGTGCTGGGTCATTCGCTCCTGGTCGCCAATGCGATGTTCCTGCACGACATAGATGTAGGCGTCTCCGACAGACAGATCTACAACGACTACTACACCGGGCTCTTCCACGACCTCCCCGAGGTGCTCACCAAGGACGTGATCACACCGATCAAGGTCAACGTGTCCGGCCTGGCCTCGGTGCTCGAGGAGTACGAGAGGGACCTGGTCGAGGAGAAGATCCTGCCGCTGATAGAGCCCGAATGGCACGACGAGTTCAGGATGATGGTCCTCGACCCGTTCACCGATCTGGACGACCCCGTGTTCGGGAAGCGCAACGGATATGACCTCAAGACCTGCGACAGCCTCGCCGCGTACATGGAGGCGTTCATCTCCATACGCTACGGCGTCACCTCGTCCACCCTGAGGGACGGTGAGAAGGACATCCGCATGAAGCTCTTGGGCAGAAGGAAGGGCATCGACGCCGAGTCGATAATCTCCGAGCTGTCCGCGATGCATATATGA
- a CDS encoding lysyl-tRNA ligase LysS, producing MHWADVIAKEVVENCDHPLIATGISPTGILHVGSLREAITGESVRSAVEAAGKEVRLVYLIDDFDPLRRRYTFLPEEFENYVGQPICRIPCPCGKHRNYAHHFIQPFLDTVETLGMKCDIIWVHEMYENGDFAECIDKALKRRKEAIKILHDITGKEEDPNYAPYNPVCSKCGRLCKPIFESYNYPHIDYECSCGNKGTADITKGEGKLTWRLEWPAKWAIFGTSAEPFGKDHNSAGGSYESGVVIVDKIFDGKAPFPIPYEFVQLKGVGQMHKSLGSPVTGLDAINMMPPEVLNYLFLRVNPTKSIDFDSGMGVLDMCDEYDRMERLYFSGEWSEAEENSVEAYKLAQHNNIPKTLPVQVSCRHLVNVVQMADGFDEILTVLKRTIDFSNATEDDMKRLKMRIQTTKYWLDKFAPEQVKFSIQDKVPEGVELSAEEKDFFAKLAAAFEPMDWNVDAINKTFQEIAKPHAIGTKGAYKAMYKILINKNEGPRLAQFIGSMDKAFVLGRLKEAC from the coding sequence ATGCACTGGGCAGATGTTATTGCAAAGGAGGTCGTGGAGAACTGCGACCATCCACTCATAGCAACTGGGATTAGTCCGACAGGAATCCTCCACGTCGGGAGCCTCAGAGAGGCGATCACTGGAGAGTCGGTCCGCAGCGCCGTCGAGGCTGCTGGAAAGGAAGTAAGACTGGTTTACCTCATCGATGATTTCGATCCCCTGAGGAGGCGTTACACGTTCCTTCCCGAGGAATTCGAGAACTATGTAGGACAACCGATTTGCCGTATCCCCTGCCCATGCGGTAAACACAGGAACTACGCACATCACTTCATCCAGCCCTTCCTCGACACCGTCGAGACCCTGGGAATGAAGTGCGACATCATCTGGGTACACGAGATGTACGAGAACGGGGACTTCGCCGAGTGCATTGACAAGGCCCTCAAGAGGCGCAAGGAAGCGATCAAGATCCTCCACGACATCACAGGAAAGGAGGAGGACCCCAATTACGCTCCCTACAACCCCGTCTGCAGCAAGTGCGGACGTCTGTGCAAGCCCATCTTCGAATCATACAACTACCCCCACATCGATTACGAGTGCTCCTGCGGCAACAAGGGGACAGCCGATATCACCAAGGGAGAGGGAAAGCTCACATGGAGGCTCGAGTGGCCTGCCAAGTGGGCGATCTTCGGAACATCCGCGGAGCCCTTCGGAAAGGACCACAACTCCGCCGGAGGATCCTACGAGTCCGGTGTCGTCATCGTCGACAAGATCTTCGACGGAAAGGCACCCTTCCCCATACCCTACGAGTTCGTCCAGCTGAAGGGTGTCGGACAGATGCACAAGTCCCTCGGAAGCCCGGTCACGGGATTGGACGCCATCAACATGATGCCCCCGGAGGTCCTGAACTACCTGTTCCTCAGGGTCAACCCCACCAAGAGCATCGATTTCGACTCCGGAATGGGTGTGCTCGACATGTGTGACGAGTACGACAGGATGGAGAGGCTGTACTTCAGCGGCGAGTGGTCGGAGGCAGAGGAGAACTCCGTCGAGGCTTACAAGCTCGCACAGCACAACAACATCCCCAAGACCCTTCCCGTCCAGGTGTCCTGCAGACATCTCGTGAACGTCGTCCAGATGGCTGACGGATTCGACGAGATCCTGACCGTCCTGAAGAGGACCATCGACTTCTCCAATGCCACAGAGGATGACATGAAGAGGCTCAAGATGAGGATCCAGACCACGAAGTACTGGCTCGACAAGTTCGCACCCGAGCAGGTCAAGTTCAGCATCCAGGACAAGGTCCCGGAGGGTGTGGAACTTTCAGCCGAGGAGAAGGACTTCTTCGCCAAGCTGGCCGCGGCATTCGAGCCCATGGACTGGAACGTCGACGCCATCAACAAGACATTCCAGGAGATCGCCAAGCCCCACGCCATCGGCACCAAGGGAGCTTACAAGGCGATGTACAAGATCCTCATCAACAAGAACGAGGGCCCCAGGCTGGCGCAGTTCATCGGCAGCATGGACAAGGCGTTCGTCCTCGGCAGGCTCAAAGAGGCCTGCTGA
- a CDS encoding EamA-like transporter family protein — translation MDNHDLMKKLMSNRSKWGFIWIIISSTLWGLSYVPKEVIWYVEPLGPLWDAGGVPLFEGSIVASALQALFFGVFIVLLWSTVNGKSREAVRTLVTWPVSKWFFVSAIFGGLMAMFGSTLATAYVGADYASAIALLSATAGTLYGKFFLREKLTFPSVLGMLIMTVGGILVIDPVAMMEELSNPDGKEGVLVGYFGGIMSAIGWGIESCYNVRGLEMSDNEATTPSRYIWECLIWLFIIMPIVCLIVGINDGFDALYGTLWSCLTSPVMWSLTLITVLSLGIADSLLHKGYILLGAGRGLAMNAIYAPISLLALWVFLKDYEISIWLIIGSVICIIGTFIIYWNKEEFDETVRDIEDGETI, via the coding sequence ATGGACAATCACGATCTGATGAAGAAACTGATGAGTAACCGTTCCAAATGGGGATTCATTTGGATCATCATCTCATCGACACTATGGGGGCTGAGCTACGTTCCCAAAGAAGTGATCTGGTACGTCGAACCCTTGGGGCCGCTGTGGGATGCGGGCGGTGTACCTCTGTTCGAGGGATCCATCGTGGCATCCGCGCTTCAGGCACTTTTCTTCGGTGTTTTCATCGTCCTGCTGTGGTCGACGGTGAACGGAAAATCCCGCGAAGCGGTCAGGACACTGGTGACATGGCCAGTCAGCAAGTGGTTCTTCGTTTCCGCCATATTCGGCGGGCTGATGGCCATGTTTGGATCAACACTCGCGACAGCTTACGTAGGGGCCGACTATGCATCGGCCATCGCTTTACTGAGTGCTACCGCCGGAACACTGTATGGTAAGTTCTTCCTCAGGGAGAAACTCACATTCCCCAGTGTCCTTGGGATGCTGATCATGACGGTCGGAGGGATACTGGTAATCGATCCGGTTGCGATGATGGAAGAACTCAGTAACCCTGACGGGAAGGAAGGGGTCCTAGTAGGGTACTTCGGAGGGATTATGTCGGCGATCGGATGGGGGATCGAGAGCTGTTATAACGTCAGGGGATTGGAGATGTCCGATAACGAGGCCACCACACCCTCCAGATACATCTGGGAATGCCTCATATGGCTCTTCATCATCATGCCCATCGTCTGCCTGATCGTCGGGATCAACGACGGCTTCGATGCCCTCTACGGAACCCTCTGGTCCTGCCTCACCAGCCCTGTGATGTGGAGCCTGACGCTTATCACAGTCCTAAGCCTCGGGATCGCGGATTCCCTTCTCCACAAAGGGTACATCCTGTTGGGGGCCGGACGCGGACTTGCCATGAATGCCATCTACGCTCCAATCTCACTTCTGGCATTATGGGTGTTCCTCAAGGACTATGAGATCAGCATATGGCTCATAATCGGATCGGTCATCTGTATAATCGGAACCTTCATCATATACTGGAACAAGGAAGAGTTCGACGAGACCGTCAGGGACATAGAGGACGGGGAAACTATCTGA
- a CDS encoding trimethylamine:corrinoid methyltransferase MttB, with translation MEYLKLNVLTPEEVQKIHKATMTVLSECGILVDSQEARDVFKKNGCDVNDETKIVKMPEKVVMDALSKIPPEFTLYSRDGQHNVQFKSDGSVVNNNTFGIGTKVIEYLGNGEYVDRASTLNDLGNIAKVTDYCDNVNFFCSPVSAMDHADDPVRTLREMRELLVNSAKPIDLDSDSAFFEEYFEMVAACYGGDRERAMREPINTVGCCPASPLQLDAELCETALTGPKYGFPINILSMAMSAASSPIFLAGTLVTHNAEVLAGLVLVQLVYPGHPCIYGSSTTCFDFFSQSAPVGSPEIALIGAGVATLAQFYKIPSIVAGSOTDAKRPSAQSGHEKTITQTFPLLVGPSSIYGAGMLELGMSFSMEQLVIDNEIIGMTRFAKKNGLKVTDETLALDAIKEVGAGGDFLGHPTTLANVTLPSHTEILDRQMFGSWDRDGRKDTVDIAHEVVKNAINNPPRFPMSDETIKAIDAIIEKKAKELAK, from the coding sequence ATGGAATACCTGAAACTCAATGTACTAACACCTGAAGAGGTCCAGAAGATCCACAAGGCCACGATGACAGTGCTGTCTGAGTGCGGGATCCTTGTCGATTCGCAGGAGGCTCGCGACGTTTTCAAGAAGAACGGATGCGATGTGAATGATGAGACCAAAATCGTCAAGATGCCAGAGAAGGTCGTCATGGATGCTCTTTCCAAGATCCCCCCGGAATTCACGCTTTACAGCAGAGACGGTCAGCATAACGTCCAATTCAAATCGGACGGTTCCGTCGTGAACAACAACACTTTCGGGATCGGAACGAAGGTCATAGAGTATCTCGGAAACGGCGAGTACGTTGACAGGGCCAGTACGCTGAATGATCTTGGAAACATCGCCAAGGTCACGGATTACTGCGACAACGTCAACTTCTTCTGCTCCCCGGTTTCGGCAATGGATCATGCCGATGATCCAGTGCGTACGCTCAGGGAGATGAGGGAACTGCTGGTCAATTCGGCGAAGCCCATCGACCTCGATTCAGACTCTGCCTTCTTCGAAGAATACTTCGAGATGGTCGCGGCATGCTATGGAGGGGACCGTGAGCGCGCGATGCGCGAACCGATCAACACCGTAGGATGCTGCCCTGCGAGTCCCTTGCAGCTCGATGCGGAATTGTGCGAGACCGCACTGACCGGACCGAAATACGGATTCCCCATCAACATCCTGAGTATGGCCATGTCCGCGGCATCTTCGCCGATCTTCCTCGCCGGAACCCTCGTGACACATAACGCAGAGGTCCTGGCGGGACTCGTGCTCGTGCAGCTTGTCTATCCCGGACACCCCTGCATCTACGGCAGTTCGACTACGTGCTTCGATTTCTTCAGCCAATCCGCGCCTGTCGGATCCCCTGAAATCGCACTGATCGGTGCTGGCGTAGCCACTCTGGCACAGTTCTACAAGATCCCGAGCATCGTAGCCGGGTCATAGACCGATGCCAAGAGGCCTTCGGCACAGTCCGGCCATGAGAAGACGATAACCCAGACGTTCCCTCTCCTCGTAGGACCCTCCTCCATCTACGGAGCAGGAATGCTGGAACTCGGAATGTCCTTCTCCATGGAACAGCTGGTCATCGACAACGAGATCATCGGGATGACCCGTTTCGCGAAGAAGAATGGCCTTAAGGTCACGGATGAGACCCTGGCATTGGACGCCATCAAAGAGGTGGGTGCGGGAGGAGACTTCCTCGGTCACCCGACCACATTGGCCAACGTCACCCTGCCGTCCCACACCGAGATCCTGGACCGTCAGATGTTCGGCTCATGGGACAGGGATGGACGCAAGGACACGGTCGATATCGCGCACGAGGTTGTGAAGAATGCCATAAACAACCCTCCGAGATTCCCGATGTCCGATGAGACCATCAAGGCCATCGACGCGATTATCGAGAAAAAGGCCAAAGAACTGGCGAAGTGA